The genomic DNA CGCCCTGCTCGAGCGCGGCGTCGAACTTGCCGTGGTCAAGCAGGGGCCCAAGGGCGTCCTGGCGAAGACCCGCGACGAGCGCGTCGAGGTCGCCCCGCACTTCGTCGACGTGATCAACGGACTCGGGGCGGGCGACGGCTTCGGCGGTGCCGTGTGTCACGGACTGCTCGCCGGCTGGCCGCTCGAGCGCGTGCTCCGGTTCGCCAACGTCGCGGGCGCCATCGTCGCCTCGCGCCGCGAATGCTCGACCGCCATGCCCACCACCGCCGAGGTGGAGACCGTCATCGAGGAACGAGGCGCCGACCATGTCTGATCCCACGTCGACCACGGCGGGCCCGCTCGGCGCCGCCGATTTCGAGCGACTCCGCGCCGCCCGGCACGAGAACCCCGATGCCATCGCCGACGTGCTGGCCGCGCGGATCCGCCGCCCGCTCGTGCGCGGCGACCGCAGGCTGCTCATCGTGGCTGCGGACCACCCCGCCCGCGGCGCACTCGGCGTCGGCTCCGACGCGATGGCGATGGCGGACCGGTACGAGCTGCTCCAACGGATGGCCCTCGCGCTGTCCCGACCGGGGGTCGACGGCGTGCTCGGCACGCCCGACGTGATCGAGGACCTCGCCCTGCTGGGGCTGCTGGACGACAAGATCGTGGTCGGCTCCATGAACCGCGGCGGCCTGCGCGGCGCGGCGTTCGAGATGGACGACCGCTACACCGCCTACGACGTGCCGTCGATGCGGCGCGACGGCCTCGACTTCGGCAAGCTGCTCGTGCGCGTCGACCTGGACGACCCCAGTACCGTCGTCACGCTCGAGGCCACGGCCCGCGCCGTGGACGCCGCCGCGGCCGCGAAGCTGCCGATCATGCTGGAGCCCTTCATGAGCCGGCGGATCGACGGCAAGGTCGGCAACGACCTGTCCCCGGAGGCCGTGATCAATTCGGTCGCCATCGCCTCCGGCCTGGGCAACACGTCGGCCTACAGCTGGCTCAAGCTCCCGGTGGTCGACGACATGGAGCGGGTGATGGCGGCGACCACGCTGCCCACCCTGCTCCTCGGCGGCGACCCGGGCGGCGACCCCGCCGCCGTCTACGCGTCGTGGGCCAAGGCCCTCGCCCTTCCCGGCGTCCACGGCCTCGTCGTGGGCCGCACCCTGCTCTACCCCCGCGACGGCGACGTCACCGCCGCCGTCGACACCGCCGCCGGCCTCGTGCACGGCGCCTGACGCCCGCCACTCCCACTCCGCAGAAGGAGCCGCTCCATGACCACCACCGAGAACCTCACCGTCGTCCCGCACTGGATCGACGGTGCCGAGTACCCGTCGAGCAGCGGCCGCACCGCCGACGTCTACGACCCCGCCCTCGGCGTCGTGACGAAGCGTGTCGCGCTCGCCGATCGCGCAGAGATCGATGCCGCCGTCGCCTCCGCCAAGCGCGCCTCGGAGAGCTGGGGGGACCTCTCCCTCGCCAAGCGCCAATCGGTGTTGTTCGCCTTCCGTGAGCTGCTCAACGCGCGCAAGGGCGAGCTCGCCGAGATCATCACGAGCGAGCACGGCAAGGTGCTCTCCGATGCGCTCGGCGAGATCAGCCGCGGCCAGGAGGTCGTCGAGTTCGCCTGCGGCATGGCGCATCACCTCAAGGGTGAGTATAGCGAGCAGGTCTCCTCCGGTGTGGACGTGTACTCCACCCGCCAGCCCCTCGGCGTCGTCGCGGTGATCAGCCCGTTCAACTTCCCGGCCATGGTGCCGGCGTGGTTCTTCCCGATCGCGATCGCCGCCGGCAACGCGGTCGTGCTCAAGCCCAGCGAGAAGGACCCGTCGGCCGCGATCTGGATCGCCGAGCTGTGGCGCGAGGCGGGCCTGCCCGAGGGCGTGTTCACGGTGCTCAACGGTGACAAGGAGGCCGTCGACGGCCTGCTGACCCATCCGGACGTCGCCGCCGTCTCGTTCGTCGGCTCGACGCCCATCGCCCGGTACGTGTACGAGACCGCCACCGCGCACGGCAAGCGGGTGCAGGCCCTGGGCGGCGCCAAGAACCACATGCTCGTGCTGCCCGATGCCGACCTCGCGCTGACCGCCGACGCCGCGATCAACGCCGGCTTCGGTTCGGCCGGCGAGCGCTGCATGGCCATCTCGGTCGTCGTCGCGGTGGAGCCCGTCGCGGACGCCCTCATCGAGGAGATCGGGTCCCGGATGGCGGGGCTGCGGATCGGTGACGGCCGCCGCGGTTGCGACATGGGGCCGCTGGTCACCGAGGCGCACCGCGACAAGGTCGCGTCCTACATCGACATCGCCGTCGAGGACGGAGCCGACGTGGTGGTGGACGGGCGCGGCGTGAACCCGGATGGCGACGCCAACGGGTTCTGGCTCGGTCCCACGCTGATCGACCGGGTCCCCACCACGTCCCGGGTCTACACCGAGGAGATCTTCGGCCCCGTGCTGGCGGTCGTGCGCGTCGCGTCCTACGAGGAGGGCGTGGACCTCATCAACTCCGGCGCCTTCGGCAACGGCACCGCGATCTTCACCAACGACGGCGGCGCCGCGCGGCGGTTCCAGAAGGACATCCGCGTCGGGATGGTCGGCATCAACGTGCCGATCCCGGTTCCGGTGGCCACCTTCAGCTTCGGCGGCTGGAAGGACTCGATGTTCGGCGACACCAAGGCGCACGGCGCCGAGGGCGTGAAGTTCTTCACACAGCTCAAGGCGGTCACCACCCGCTGGCTCGACCCGAGTCACGGCGGCGTCGACCTCGGATTCCCGCAGAACGACTGACGCGGACGGATCCCGGCAGCAACATCGTCCGCGAGGACGTGAGAGACGAGAGGACGGCGATGGCGACGACGCCCAACGAATGGTTCCACCCCCGCGGTGACCTGGCACGCGACGGGTGGGAGTCCGTGGTCGACGGATCCCTGCCCGGCTGGGCGCACACGGGGATCCGCGTCGCGGAGCTGGGGGACGCGCCGGTCGTGCTCCCCGGGGGCGATATCGAGCGCATCGTGGTGCCGCTCTCCGGCGGAGTCGCCGTCGAGCTCGACGCGGCCGCGGCCGCCGGATTCGACGGGGGCACCGTCGTCACGCTCACCGGCCGCGCGTCGGTCTTCGACGGTCCGACCGACGTCCTGTACGTCGGCGCCGGCGGAGGTTTCACCCTCCGCGGGCGGGCGCGGGTCGCGATCGCGGAGGCTCCGACCCCGCAGCGCCGACCCACGCGGTACATCGCCGCCGCGGAGGTGCCCGTCGAGGTGCGCGGTGCCGGCCGGGATACGCGGCAGGTACACAACTTCGGCACTCCCGGGGCTCTCGACGCGGCCGCGCTCATCGTGTGCGAGGTGATCACCCCGGGTGGGAACTGGAGCAGCCATCCCGCCCACAAGCACGACGAGCACGTCGCCGGGCACGAGTCGCGGCTCGAGGAGATCTACTACTTCGAAGCGGCCCCCGCCCGGGGGCTGCCCGCCGGGGTGGTGCCCGCGGACGCCGACGCCTTCGGGAGCTTCGTCACGTACTCGTCGGCGGCGGGGGAGATCGACACCAACGCCCTGGTGCGCACCGGGGACATCGCCCTCGTGCCGTACGGCTATCACGGGCCCGCGATGGCGGCACCCGAGTACGACCTCTACTACCTCAACGTCATGGCCGGCCCCGACCCCGAGCGGGTGTGGCTGATCAGCGACGACCCGCGGCAGGCGTGGCTGCGGGACACCTGGCCCGCGCAGGGCCCCGACCCCCGGCTGCCCTACGCGGCCGCACCGACCGAAGGAGACGAGCGATGAGCACCCGGCGGATGACCGTGGGCCAGGCCCTCATCGAGTTCCTGGCACACCAGTGGACCGTGGACGAGACGGTGCGCGCCGACGGCGGGGTGACCACCGTGCGGGAGCGCACCGTCCCCGCGACCTTCGGCATCTTCGGCCACGGCAACGTGGCCGGCGTGGGCCAGGCGCTACTGCAGTACGCGGCGACCGACGCCGGGCTCATGCCCTACCACCAGGCCCGCAACGAGCAGGCGATGGTGCACCAGGCCGTCGGATACGCCCGGATGCACCGTCGGCGCGGCACCTACGCGTGCACGGCCTCCGTGGGGCCCGGCGCGGCCAACATGCTGACCGGTGCCGCGCTCGCGACCGCGAACCGGCTCCCCGCGCTCCTCCTGGTCTCCGACACCTTCGCCACCCGGGTGGCCGACCCGGTGCTGCAGCAGCTCGAGCACCCGCACGACATCGGGCTGCAGGTCTCCGACGCCTTCCGGCCCCTGTCGAGGTTCTTCGACCGGGTCCAGCGGCCCGAGCAGCTGTTCTCCATCGCGCTCGCCGCGATGCGGGTGCTGACCGACCCGGCGGAGACCGGCGCCGTGACGATCGCCCTGCCCGAGGACGTCCAGGCCGAGGCCATCGACGTCCCCGAGGAGTTCCTGGCCGACCGTGAGTGGCACGTCCGCCGCCCCCTGCCGGAGCGCGGCCCGCTGGCCCGCGCCGCCGCCGCGATCCGCGAGGCCCGGCGCCCCCTCATCGTGGCGGGCGGCGGCGTCCTGTACTCGGGTGCGGAGGACGAGCTGCGGCTGTTCGCGGAGGCGACCGGGATCCCCGTCGCCACCACCCAGGCGGGCGGCGGATCGCTGGTGTGGGACCACCCGCTCAACCTGGGCGGCGTCGGCGCCACGGGCACCGCGGCGGCCAACGCGATCGCCGCGCGGGCCGACGTCGTCATCGGGATCGGCACGCGCTACAGCGATTTCACCACGGCGAGCCGGACCGCGTTCCAGGACACGGGCGTGCGGTTCGTCAACGTCAACGTCGCCTCGTTCGACGCCTACAAGCACGGATCGCAGCTGCCGGTGATCGCCGACGCGCGGGAGACCCTCGCTACGCTGCGGGGCGAACTCGCCGGCCACCGGGTGCCCGCGGACCACACCGCCGCGGCCGCTTCCGCGAAGGCGGAATGGGACGCGGTCGTCGACGCGGCACTCGCGCCGACCGGCGCGGACCTGCCCGGCCAGCCCGAGGTGATCGGCGCGGTACACGCGGCCATGGACTCCGAAGACGTGATCATCCAGGCTGCGGGGTCGCTTCCCGGTGACCTGCAGAAGCTCTGGCGGGTGCGGGATCCGCTCGGCTACCACGTCGAATACGCCTTCTCCTGCATGGGATACGAGATCGCCGGCGGTCTCGGCGCCAAGCGCGGGCTCCTCGCCCTGGGCGACGACCGGGACGTCGTCGTGATGGTCGGCGACGGCTCGTACCTCATGCTCAACAGCGAGCTGGTGACCGCCGTCGCCGAGGGGATCAAGCTGATCGTCGTCATCGTCGAGAACCAGGGGTACGCCTCGATCGGCCACCTCTCGGAGACGGTCGGCTCGCAGCGCTACGGCACCCGCTACCGCACCGCGGACGAATCCGGCGGCGTCCCCGCGCCCGACCTCGAGCGGGGGGAGTTCCTCCCCGTCGACCTGGCCGCGAACGCCCGGAGCTACGGCGCGAGGGTGATCGACATCGCGCCCGGACCCGAATCGATCGCGCAGCTCACCGAGGCCGTCCGCGCCGCCAAGGCGGCGACCGGCCCGACCGTGATCCAGATCCACAACGACCCGTTCGTGTACGCGCCCGACGGCGACGGCTGGTGGGACGTCCCGGTCGCCGAAGTCTCCACGATCGACAGCACCATCACCGCCCGCGCCGAATACCTCGACCAACAGAAGGCACAGCGGCCCCTGCTCGGCTGAGCCGCGCCCGCCCCTCCCACGACCAGACCGTAAGGACCACCCTCATGACCGACACCCTGGGCACGACCACCTCCGCCGCCGCGCACACCGAGGGCCTGCGCATCGGCACCGCCCCCGACTCGTGGGGCGTGTGGTTCCCCGAGCATCCCCGCCAGACGCCGTGGGAGCGCTTCCTCGACGAGGTCGCCGAAGCCGGTTACCACTACATCGAACTCGGCCCCTACGGCTACCTGCCGACCGATCCCGAGCGGCTCAAGGACGAGCTCGACAAGCGCGACCTCGAGCTCTCCGGCGGCACGATCTTCACCGGCTTCCACAAGGGTGCCGACCAGTGGGAGCGCGCCTGGAAGCAGGTGAGCGACGTCGCGACGCTCGTGGGCGCCCTCGGCGCCGAGCACATCGTCGTCATCCCGGACCTGTGGCGCTCCGACCTCACCGGGGAGGCCCTCGAATCCCGCACGCTGGACGACGAGCAGTGGAAGGCGCTCGCCGCGGGACACGACCGGCTCGGCAAGGCCCTGGCCGAGGAGTACGGCATCACGCAGCAGTTCCATTCCCACGCGGACAGCCACGTGGGAACGACCCGCGAGGTGGAGCGCCTGCTCGCCGAGACCGACCCGCGGTATCTGAGCCTGTGCCTGGACACCGGGCACTTCGCCTATTACGGCGGCGACAACGTGGCTCTCATGCAGCGTCACCCGGAGCGCATCGGGTACCTGCACCTCAAGCAGATCGACCCGGAACTGATCTGGGAGGTGCTCAAGAACGACACCCCGTTCGCCGACGCCGCCTCCGCGATCATGGTCGAGCCGCCGAACGGCGTCCCGGACTTCGCACCCGTCATCGAGGAGGCGCTGCGGATCAACCCGGACCTGTTCGCGATCGTCGAGCAGGACATGCCGGGCTGCGACATCGACCTCCCCGCGGGCATCGCCACCCGGACACGGCAGCACATCTTCGGTTGCCACCCGCTCACCCGCACCCGCTGATCCCGCCCGGAACTCGAAGACCTACAAGGAGACAGAGCATGACCAACGACCTCCGCGTCGCCGTGGTGGGCGCCGGCATGATGGGTGCCGACCACGTGAAGCGCATCGCCACCACGATCGCCGGGGCGACCGTGTCCGCGGTCGTCGAGCCCGATGGGGCGCGCCGTGCCGCCGCCCTCGAGCTCGCCCCCGGTGCCGCCGGCTTCGCCGACCTCGACGAGGCCCTCGCGTCGGGGGTCGTCGACGCCGTGCTGGTGGCGACCCCCGGACAGTTCCACGAGGACGCGCTGCTCACGGTCCTCGCCGCGGGCCTGCCCGTGTTGTGCGAGAAACCCCTCACCCAGGACCCCGAATCCTCGTGGCGGGTCGTCGAGGCCGAGATGGCCGGCGGCCGGCAGCTGATCCAGGTCGGGTTCATGCGGCGCTTCGACCGCGAGTACGAGGAGCTGCGGAAGGTGGTGTCCGCCAAACCCGCCGGCGACCTGGTCATGCTGCACGCCCGCCACCGCAATGCGTCGGTGCCCGACAGCTACGTGCAGACGATGCTCATCAACGATTCCGTCGTGCACGAGTTCGACGTGGTGCCCTGGCTCGCCGGTGGGGTCGTGACCTCCGTCGAGGTCAAGTACCCGCGCCGCAACTCACGCAGCCCGGAGCACCTGCGCGAGCCGATCCTCGTGCTCATGGAGCTCGACAACGGCGTCCTCGTCGACGTGGAGATGAACGTCTCCATCGAGTTCGGGTACCAGGTCGAGACCGAGGCCGTCTTCGAGCAGGGCGTCGCCCGGATCGGCGAGCCCGCGGGCCTGCAGCTGTGGCAGCGCGGCCGCTTCTCCGTCGCCGATCACGCCGACTTCACCACGAGGTTCCGCGAGGCCTACGACCGGCAGGTGCAGGCCTGGGTCGATGCGGCGAAGGCCGGCACGATCGCCGGTCCGTCTGCCTTCGACGGGTACAAGGTGGCCGTGTGCTGCGCCGCCGGGGTGAAGGCACTGGAGACCACCGGACCCGTGCCGGTCGAACTCCCCGAGATGCCGGCGTTCTACGCCGAGCGCGCCTAGGGGGCATCGTGGTCCGCATCGCCCTCGACCCGACGCCCTACCACTCCACCCACGACTTCGAGGACTTCTTCGACGTCGCCGCGAAGGCCGGCTACGAGTGGATCCAACTGACCCCGCATCCGGACTTCATCCCGTTCTTCGCGCACCCGCGCGTGGACCGGGCTCAGCTCGCCCGGGTGCGCGAGCGCGCCGCCGCCGCGGGCGTGGGGATCTCCTCGCTGCTGCCCGTGCAGCGCATCTCGTGGCCGGACGAGCCGCAGCGAGAGACCGCCGTGCGGAACTTCCGGCGCATCATCGCGATCGCCGCCGAACTCGAGGTGCCCGTGATCAACACCGAGTTCAGCGGCCGCCCCGAGCGCGCCGAGGAATCCGAGGCGGGCTTCTACCGGAGCATGGAGGAGCTCGTCCCGGTCCTCGAGCGGGAGGGCGTCACGCTGAACATCGACCCGCACCCCGACGACTTCGTCGAGGACGGACTCGAGGCGTGGCGGATCATCCGCGGCCTGGACTCGCCCGCCGTCGGCTTCGTCTACGTGGGTAGCCACACCTTCCACTACGGCGACCGCGCCGCTTCGCTGATCCCGCAGCTGGGGGAGCGTCTGGGGGCGGTCTACGCCGCCGACACCTTCGATCACCGCCGCTCGCACGGACTGCGGTACATCACCAACCCGCCGGGCAATGCGGTCCGCGTGCACCAGCACCTGACCATCGGCGACGGCGACGTGGATTGGGACGAGCTGTTCGGCCGCCTCGGCGCTTCCGGGTTCCTCGCGCGCGCGGACGCGATCATCTGCTCCAACGTCTTCGCCGAGGACGAACGTGCCGACGAGGTCTCCGCGCTCCAGCTGGAGAGGATCCGGTCGCTGGTCGCGGCGCACTCGTGAACGGGTGCGCCGCGCGCGGCGACTACCCTGGACGCCGTGACTGAGTCTTCCGCCGCACCGTCGAACACCGCCGCACCCGGGTCCGTCCGGGTGCGCTTCTGCCCGTCGCCCACCGGCACGCCGCACGTCGGCATGGTGCGCACCGCGCTGTTCAACTTCGCCCACGCGCGACACACCGGCGGTACTTTCGTCTTCCGCATCGAGGACACTGACGCCGCCCGCGACAGCGAGGAGAGCTACGCCGCGATCCTCGAATCGCTGCGCTGGCTCGGCCTCGACTGGGACGAGGGCCCCGAGGTCGGCGGGCCGTACGGCCCCTACCGCCAGTCCGAGCGCAAGGACCTGCACCTGGACGTCGTGCGGCGCCTCGTCGAGGGCGGCTACGCCTACGAGGCCTTCTCGACGCCGGAGGAGGTGGAGGCGCGGCACGTCGCCGCCGGCCGGAACCCGAAGCTGGGCTACGACAACTTCGACCGTGACCTCACCGAGGATCAGAAGGCCGCCTACCGCGCCGAGGGGCGCAGCCCCGTCGTGCGCCTGCGCATGCCCGATCACGACTTCACGTGGAACGACATGGTGCGCGGCGAGACCACCTTCGCCGCGGGCAGCGTGCCGGACTTCGCGCTGACCCGCGCGAACGGCGATCCGCTGTACACCCTCGTCAACCCCGTCGACGACGCGATGATGAGGATCACGCACGTGCTCCGCGGCGAGGACCTGCTCAGCTCCACGCCGCGCCAGCTCGCGCTGTACGAGGCGCTGGAGAAGATCGGCGTCGCCGAGCGCACCCCCGAGTTCGGGCACCTGCCGTTCGTGATGGGGGAGGGCAACAAGAAGCTCTCCAAGCGCGACCCCGAGTCCAACCTCTTCCACCACCGCGACCGCGGCTTCCTCCCCGAGGGCCTGCTCAACTATCTGGCGCTGCTCGGCTGGGGCATCTCGCCGGACAACGACGTGTTCAGCCTCGACGAGATGATCGCAGCGTTCGACGTGCACCGGGTGAACTCCAACCCGGCGCGCTTCGACCAGAAGAAGGCCGACGCGATCAACGCCGAACACATCCGCCTGCTCGCGCCGGACGACTTCGCGGCCCGGCTGCGGGCCTTCCTCGTCGAGCGGGGCTTCGTCGACGGTGCGCGCCTGGGGGACGAGTTCGCGACCGCGGCGGAGCTCGTGCAGACCCGCATCGTGGTGCTGTCGGACGCCTGGGACCTGCTGAAGTTCCTCTACGTCGATGAGGCCGACTTCTCCGTGGACCCGGCGGCCGCGGCGAAGAACATCAAGGCCGACGCCGGCCAGGTGCTCGACGAGAGCATTGCCGCGCTCGAGGGGCTCACGGACTGGACCACCGAGGCCATCGAGGGTGCGCTGAAGGGCCGGCTCATCGACGAGCTGGAGCTCAAGCCGCGCAAGGCCTACGCTCCGATCCGCGTCGGCGTCACGGGCTCACCCATCAGCCCGCCGCTGTTCGAGTCGCTGGAGTTGCTCGGCCGCGAGCGCACCCTGGGCCGCCTCGCCGCCGCTCGTACGCTTGTCCCCGCCGACGGCGCGGCGCCGCAATAGGGATGACCTGGCGATTTGGCGTTCCCAGCGCGGCTGGGTAAGCTGGATCGCGGCTCAAAACGAGGTCGGAAACGATCTCGGGGAGAGCCATTGGCCTATGGTGTAATTGGCAACACAGCTGATTCTGGTTCAGCCATTCTAGGTTCGAGTCCTGGTAGGCCAGCGTGACAGCGCCCTCCGCATGCGGAGGGCGCAGTCCTAGCCCCCGTCGTCTAGCGGCCTAGGACGCCGCCCTCTCACGGCGGTAGCGTGGGTTCGAATCCCATCGGGGGTACGTTCGGTGCAGGTGTGCTACCTTCATCGACATCGTCGAGGCGCCTCGCGCGCGCGTCGGCGCCAGTTCTAGCCCCCGTCGTCTAGCGGCCTAGGACGCCGCCCTCTCACGGCGGTAGCGTGGGTTCGAATCCCATCGGGGGTACAACGGAAGGCCCGGATCTGACGATCCGGGCCTTCGTCGTCTGCGTGGACCAGTCATTCATGAACCGGCGAGCGATGATCGCGGACCCGTAGCGGGCGGGCGGCCACTTTTCGGCACACGATATTCTCGGTACGTGATGTCGAATCGATGTTTGCTCGTCGGGCCGGGTGGAGGTGTTCGGAGGTTCGAGGTTCCGGCATGGTGATCGAGACGCCCTGGGTCGAGCTGGCGGATGTCGCGGCGTCCTCCGTCAGCGGGTGGCGGGCCGTCTGGGTGGTCGTGGGCATCGCGGTGGCCTTTCTACCGATCGTCGTGTGGAAAGCACGGTGGGCGGAGCGGTGGCAGTGGTGGAAGTCGGTGCTGTTCTTCGTCGCCTGGTTCTGTGTGGGCGTGCCGATCGCCGCGGTCATCGCCGGCGACACGCACTCCTCCGCGCACGCCGACGATGTTCTGACGCGTGCCTTGACGGCCCAGCCCGCCGTGCTGCAGCCGGGCTCGGTCGTCGTCGAGCAGTCCGATCACTCGGCGGGAACGTCGATGCATGCGCCGTACCAGGGCGAGGAGACGGATTACACTGTCGCGTTCTCGGTGATCGCCGCCGATCGGCTGTCGCGCTGCGAGGGCACGGTGACGCTCAAGCGGAACAACGCCCCGCGGGGGCGGAACGCGCCCGTCTTCGCCCGACTCCGGGCGAACTGCGCGTCGGCTCCGGTGTCGCCGGCGCCGGCTGCGCCCTGAGCCGGTCGAACCCGTGCGTCATCAGAGTTGACCGATCACGTCGAAATCGCAGCCCTCCGCGCGGGCGAGGTACATCCGCTGATGCGCGTGGCCGTCGCGGAGCGCCATGTTGCCGCGGGCACCCTCGTAGTGCACGCCGCCCACCCCGGCCATGATGTCGCGGACGTCCGTGCTGCGCACCGTCGACAACAGGGACTCGAGCAGGAGCATGCCCTCGAAACAGGACTCACCCATCGACGTGGGCGTGCAGGCGTCGGGACCGAACCGGCCGAAGTACCGGGAGCCGAACTCCATGGATTCGGAGGTCACCACGGAGTCGAAGTAGCCCGCCGACGCGAACAGGTCGCGCGTGGCGTCGGGGCCCGAGGCCATGAGCATGTGCTCGTCCATGAGCGGCGAGTAGCGCACGAAGGCCTCGTCCAGGCCCGCCGCGGCGAAGGCGCGATTGAACTCGACCGCGTCCTGCCCGAGCAGGAGCATCAGTACGCCATCGGCGTCGGATCGGGCGATGTCGGCGACCACCGACGAGAAGTCCTCGGTGCCGACGGGGACGAAGCGCGCGCCGACCAGGGCGTCGCCGAGACGGCGCGCGAAGCGGACGCAGGCCTTGGCACTGTCGCGAGCCCACAGGTAGTCGCTGCCCACGATCCACCAGCGGCGCAGGCCGCGCTCGCGGCGGAGCCACTCGAGGGCGGGGAGGATCTGCTCCTCGGGCGTCTCGCCCGTGAGGAAGACCCCCGCCGTGGATTCGCCTCCCTCGTAGAGCGCCGTGTAGACGTAGGGCACGCGCAGGTCGAGCCGTGCCGAGAGCGCTCGGCGCACGTCGGAGGTGTGCCAGCCGACGATCGCATCGATCTCGCCCGTCGCCAGTAGGGATTCGACCTCGCGGGTCACGTTCGCGACGCCGGTCGCGGCGTCGATGGGGCGCACGGCCAACTCGCGACCCAGGATGCCGCCCCTGCTGTTGATGTCGTCGGCCGCCAGCGTCGTGCAACTGAGGCACGACGGACCGAACAGCCCCGCGGGGCCACGTCGGGGATACAGCAACCCAACGGTGTACTCGCTCATGGACGTCCGCTCGTCTGAAGTCCTGCACTACGGACCGGTGTGCCACCGAGCCTACGCGGAGTGCGCCCGCGCCCGCGGCCGAACGCGATACAGTAGGCGCGGATTGCGATGACACAGTCGAGGATCGAGGCCGGTATGGACGCGAGTGCGGACCTGCGGGAGGCGCCGGGGCGCACCGCGTTCGCAGCCGTGTGCGAGGCCGACGACCTCGTCCTGAACGTCCTGATCCCGGCCCTCGCGGAGCACGACCTCACCATCGAGCACTTCCGCGCCCTGCGCCTGCTGGCGTCGGTCGAGGGCGCCACCGTCGGTGAGCTCGCGGCCCGGACGGGCACCACACCGTCGTCGACGACCCGTCTCGTCGACCGGCTCGTCGAGCGCAACCTGGCCTACCGGCGCCCGGCGCCGGGTGATCGTCGCAGCGTCCTGTTGACGATCTCCGACACCGGCCGCGAGGTCTGGGACTCGCTCGTGCTCCGGCTCTCCTGAGCGCTCTCACCTGCTTTTTCATCGATTCCGCTGCGCGCAGCGCGCTCCCCGCCAATACTACCGATCAGAGATAGTGCCGAATCGGTAATAAATCGGGAGTCGCGATGACCACACTCGGATTGCTCTTCGTCGGGGCCGTTCTGTTCGTCAACGGGGCCTGGTTCCTCGGGGCGATCTCCGCCCGTGAGGCCGGCGTCTTCAACCTCTTCGTCGGGGCGATGCAGGTCATCCTGCCGACCCTGGCGGTGGTCGCCGCCGACGGCGACCTCGGCGGGGTGTTCGGGGCGGGCTCCAGCTACCTGTTCGGGTTCACCTACCTGTTCGTGGGCGTCAACAACCTCATGGGCAACGACGGCCGCGGCCTCGGCTGGTACTCGATCTTCGTCACCGCCATGGCGATCGTCTTCGGCGGCTACTCGCTCG from Tsukamurella paurometabola includes the following:
- a CDS encoding sugar phosphate isomerase/epimerase family protein; this encodes MVRIALDPTPYHSTHDFEDFFDVAAKAGYEWIQLTPHPDFIPFFAHPRVDRAQLARVRERAAAAGVGISSLLPVQRISWPDEPQRETAVRNFRRIIAIAAELEVPVINTEFSGRPERAEESEAGFYRSMEELVPVLEREGVTLNIDPHPDDFVEDGLEAWRIIRGLDSPAVGFVYVGSHTFHYGDRAASLIPQLGERLGAVYAADTFDHRRSHGLRYITNPPGNAVRVHQHLTIGDGDVDWDELFGRLGASGFLARADAIICSNVFAEDERADEVSALQLERIRSLVAAHS
- a CDS encoding Gfo/Idh/MocA family protein yields the protein MTNDLRVAVVGAGMMGADHVKRIATTIAGATVSAVVEPDGARRAAALELAPGAAGFADLDEALASGVVDAVLVATPGQFHEDALLTVLAAGLPVLCEKPLTQDPESSWRVVEAEMAGGRQLIQVGFMRRFDREYEELRKVVSAKPAGDLVMLHARHRNASVPDSYVQTMLINDSVVHEFDVVPWLAGGVVTSVEVKYPRRNSRSPEHLREPILVLMELDNGVLVDVEMNVSIEFGYQVETEAVFEQGVARIGEPAGLQLWQRGRFSVADHADFTTRFREAYDRQVQAWVDAAKAGTIAGPSAFDGYKVAVCCAAGVKALETTGPVPVELPEMPAFYAERA
- a CDS encoding substrate-binding domain-containing protein, which gives rise to MSEYTVGLLYPRRGPAGLFGPSCLSCTTLAADDINSRGGILGRELAVRPIDAATGVANVTREVESLLATGEIDAIVGWHTSDVRRALSARLDLRVPYVYTALYEGGESTAGVFLTGETPEEQILPALEWLRRERGLRRWWIVGSDYLWARDSAKACVRFARRLGDALVGARFVPVGTEDFSSVVADIARSDADGVLMLLLGQDAVEFNRAFAAAGLDEAFVRYSPLMDEHMLMASGPDATRDLFASAGYFDSVVTSESMEFGSRYFGRFGPDACTPTSMGESCFEGMLLLESLLSTVRSTDVRDIMAGVGGVHYEGARGNMALRDGHAHQRMYLARAEGCDFDVIGQL
- a CDS encoding AmiS/UreI family transporter, translated to MTTLGLLFVGAVLFVNGAWFLGAISAREAGVFNLFVGAMQVILPTLAVVAADGDLGGVFGAGSSYLFGFTYLFVGVNNLMGNDGRGLGWYSIFVTAMAIVFGGYSLATDPVFGVIWFVWAVMWLMFFLILACGRTALMPFTGWLILIGSHLTCTIPALMAWRGSWPTSASAALWAAVIAVALLAVSAVAARTAPTLPLPARDSVATPESA
- the gltX gene encoding glutamate--tRNA ligase, with product MTESSAAPSNTAAPGSVRVRFCPSPTGTPHVGMVRTALFNFAHARHTGGTFVFRIEDTDAARDSEESYAAILESLRWLGLDWDEGPEVGGPYGPYRQSERKDLHLDVVRRLVEGGYAYEAFSTPEEVEARHVAAGRNPKLGYDNFDRDLTEDQKAAYRAEGRSPVVRLRMPDHDFTWNDMVRGETTFAAGSVPDFALTRANGDPLYTLVNPVDDAMMRITHVLRGEDLLSSTPRQLALYEALEKIGVAERTPEFGHLPFVMGEGNKKLSKRDPESNLFHHRDRGFLPEGLLNYLALLGWGISPDNDVFSLDEMIAAFDVHRVNSNPARFDQKKADAINAEHIRLLAPDDFAARLRAFLVERGFVDGARLGDEFATAAELVQTRIVVLSDAWDLLKFLYVDEADFSVDPAAAAKNIKADAGQVLDESIAALEGLTDWTTEAIEGALKGRLIDELELKPRKAYAPIRVGVTGSPISPPLFESLELLGRERTLGRLAAARTLVPADGAAPQ
- a CDS encoding MarR family transcriptional regulator, which produces MTQSRIEAGMDASADLREAPGRTAFAAVCEADDLVLNVLIPALAEHDLTIEHFRALRLLASVEGATVGELAARTGTTPSSTTRLVDRLVERNLAYRRPAPGDRRSVLLTISDTGREVWDSLVLRLS